Sequence from the Leptospira kmetyi serovar Malaysia str. Bejo-Iso9 genome:
GACGAGGCTTATATCCAACTCGTAAATCCGTTCCGAGAAAGACTCTATCGCAAAGCCATTTCCATGGTGAAGGACGGAGACGACGCCGAGGACATCGTACAAGACGCCTTGATCTCCGGTTACAGATCCATCCGAAACTTTCGCGCCGAGTCCGGCGTTTATACCTGGCTTTATCGAATCGTGGTCAACAAATCCAAGGACTTGTTAGCGAAACGGAAACGAGCTAAAGAGAATTCCATGGACGATAAGGAATATCAGGTAACGGACGATCGGGTCGGATTCGAAAAAAAAATTGAACTTAGTGATGAGTCCAACTATCTAATTAGCAAAATCAACGAGTTGGAAGATCTCTACAAAGAGGTGATCGAACTCAGATACTTCGAAGAAATGTCCTACGCGCAGATCGCCGAAGTTCTGGGAACCAACGTGGGAACCGTAAAGAGCAGGCTCTTTAAGGCGAAGGAGTTTCTCAAACATTTGATTTTGCAAGACGGTAAGGGTGAAGGATACTTTAGGTAAGAAAGATGAAAAGTTTACAGTCAAAATTCAAGGTTCCGCTTTTCCTGCGAAAGGAAGACGGAGATTTACTCAAGATAGAAAATTCGTTAGTGAAAACGATGTCCGAACTCAGGGACAAAGAACTTCGTAGCATAAACCTAAGTGAAGAATTCTCGATCCGATTGAAAAATCAACTCAAGGCAATCCAACCCGAGCGCGAAAACGGATGGGAAAAAATCCGAGAAAACGTTTTTGCAAACCGCGGTCTTCAGTTATCCTTTTCGGCCATTTTGGCGTTTGCGATCGTCTTTGTAGCCTACAACAGATTTCAAAGTTCCGGCGAACCGATTCTGACGGAAAGATCAGGAACCGTATTCGGACAAACCGAAGCGGGCAATTTTCAAGACATTCCTTCTTCCGGCAAATTTCAAACCGAACTCGACAAATCCCTTCTCAAACAGATTCCGAATACGACCGAAGCCAGAAAAACGATCGATTCTTTACGGAAATATTTTTCCGAAAAAGGCGATCTGAGAATGGCGGAAGAATTGGACCTGATTCTCGAGCAAACCCAAGGAAACAATCCTTAAGTCCTATCTCTTAATCCCGTCTTGACGTCTTTGAAAAAAGCCGGGATCGACGGAGTCCAAAATCCTCTTGGACTCCTGATAGATTTCACTGTACTGCATTCCTCTATAAACGTCCAGGATCAGACAAGCGTGTTGTAAGATTCTGCACCGAATCTTAAAATCGTAAAGATCCTTTCTCGAATTGAGAGTATCCTTCAAACGTATTAGATTTTGATAATATCCGAGAATTTCCTTTTCGGAATAATTTCTGGTTTCTTCGAAAATACCCCGTTCCGCCAAAACGACCGGAAGAACTTCCTTTAAATCCGATTCTTCCTGATAGGAACCTTTCAGCTTTTCGATCCAAACTACGATCGGTTCCGATTTTAAAACTCCCAAAGGAGCGGCGGAAGGGTCCTTTAAAAAGGCTTCGCGAAAAAGAATGAGGGCTCTTCTTTCTTCTCCGGTTTGAAAAAGCGACTCGGCTCTCA
This genomic interval carries:
- a CDS encoding LIMLP_12425 family protein; its protein translation is MKSLQSKFKVPLFLRKEDGDLLKIENSLVKTMSELRDKELRSINLSEEFSIRLKNQLKAIQPERENGWEKIRENVFANRGLQLSFSAILAFAIVFVAYNRFQSSGEPILTERSGTVFGQTEAGNFQDIPSSGKFQTELDKSLLKQIPNTTEARKTIDSLRKYFSEKGDLRMAEELDLILEQTQGNNP
- a CDS encoding RNA polymerase sigma factor, which translates into the protein MEQKQIIPKKPTLREIEIGLLKKIKEGDDEAYIQLVNPFRERLYRKAISMVKDGDDAEDIVQDALISGYRSIRNFRAESGVYTWLYRIVVNKSKDLLAKRKRAKENSMDDKEYQVTDDRVGFEKKIELSDESNYLISKINELEDLYKEVIELRYFEEMSYAQIAEVLGTNVGTVKSRLFKAKEFLKHLILQDGKGEGYFR